The Brachionichthys hirsutus isolate HB-005 chromosome 11, CSIRO-AGI_Bhir_v1, whole genome shotgun sequence genome includes a window with the following:
- the sgcg gene encoding gamma-sarcoglycan, with protein sequence MVRDQYVATTQGGGGGAPGPAPDHVSKIGIYGWRKRCLYLFVLLLLVILVVNFALTIWILRVMWFNTGGMGLLEVHADGVSLDEGESEFLFPVYAEEVHSREDSSLLAHSSENVSLNARNENGDVTGRMSVGPKEVQGHASNLLISSQNDNMLFTADGDQVLIGPDKLRITGPEGALFQHSVEVPQLRSELFKDLRLESPTRSLSIDAPKGVHLKALAGNIEAASKMDVILQSSIGLLVLDAETVRMPNLPQSEGGVSGNVQGLYEVCVCPSGKLFLSKAGVTSTCSENQDC encoded by the exons ATGGTGCGGGACCAGTATGTCGCCACCAcccagggcggcggcggcggcgctcccGGGCCGGCGCCCGACCACGTCTCCAAGATCGGCATCTACGGCTGGAGGAAGCGCTGCCTCTACCTGttcgtcctgctgctcctcgtcATCCTGGTGGTCAACTTCGCCCTGACCATCTGGATCCTCAGGGTCATGTGGTTCAACACG GGAGGGATGGGGCTCCTGGAGGTGCACGCCGACGGGGTCAGCCTGGACGAGGGAGAGTCGGAGTTCCTTTTCCCTGTCTATGCCGAGGAGGTCCACTCCAGAGAG gaCTCTTCACTTCTAGCGCACTCATCGGAAAATGTTTCCCTTAACGCCCGTAATGAAAACGGTGACGTCACCGGGAGGATGTCCGTGG GTCCAAAAGAGGTTCAGGGACACGCATCCAATCTGCTCATCAGCTCCCAGAATGACAACATGCTGTTCACCGCAGACGGCGAccaggttctgattggaccagaCAAGCTGCGGATCACAG GCCCCGAAGGAGCGCTGTTCCAGCATTCGGTGGAGGTACCCCAGCTGAGATCGGAGCTTTTCAAAGAcctgag GTTGGAGTCTCCTACTCGCTCTCTCAGTATCGACGCCCCTAAAGGAGTTCATTTGAAAGCGCTGGCCGGGAACATTGAAGCCGCTTCCAAGATGGATGTGATTCTGCAGTCGAGTATAGGACtg CTGGTGCTGGACGCCGAGACGGTCCGCATGCCCAACCTGCCCCAGAGCGAAGGAGGAGTGTCCGGAAACGTCCAGGGTCTCTACGAGGTCTGCGTCTGTCCCAGCGGCAAACTCTTCCTGTCCAAAGCTGGAgtcacctccacctgcagcgAGAACCAGGACTGCTAG
- the rps25 gene encoding small ribosomal subunit protein eS25 codes for MPPKVSGKKDSGKSKKDKDPVNKSGGKAKKKKWSKGKVRDKLNNLVLFDKATYEKLYKEVPNYKLITPAVVSERLKIRGSLARNALQELLAKGMIKLVSKHRAQLIYTRNTKGGDEEAAAAEKA; via the exons ATG CCTCCCAAAGTGAGTGGGAAGAAGGACTCTGGGAAGTCCAAGAAGGACAAAGACCCGGTGAACAAGTCCGGAGGCAAAGCCAAGAAGAAG AAGTGGTCCAAAGGGAAGGTGAGGGATAAGCTCAACAACCTGGTCCTGTTCGACAAGGCGACCTACGAGAAGCTCTACAAAGAGGTTCCCAACTACAAGCTCATCACCCCCGCCGTCGTGTCCGAGAGGCTGAAGATCCGCGGCTCCTTGGCCCGGAATGCCCTCCAGGAGCTGCTCGCCAAAG GCATGATCAAACTGGTGTCCAAACACCGAGCCCAGCTGATTTACACCCGGAACACCAAGGGGGGGgacgaggaggcggcggcggcggagaagGCGTGA
- the trappc4 gene encoding trafficking protein particle complex subunit 4, producing the protein MVIFSVYVVNKAGGLIYQYDNYVPRTEVEKTFSYPLDLVLKHHDEKVVVSFGQRDGFKVGHAVLAINGVDVVGKNTAEGKDILEYLKDPANYPVSIRFGRARLSSNEKLMLASMFHSLFAIGSQLSPEVGSSGIEMLETDVFKLHCFQTLTGIKFIVLADPRQSGIDALLRKIYEIYSDFALKNPFYSLEMPIRCELFDQNLKSALEIAEKAGNFGAGS; encoded by the exons ATGGTGATCTTCAGTGTTTATGTAGTTAACAAGGCCGGAGGTTTAATTTACCAATATGACAATTACGTTCcgaggacagaggtggagaaGACTTTCAGCTACCCTTTAGATTTAGTGCTGAAGCATCACGATGAAAAGGTCGTCGTGTCGTTCGGGCAGCGGGACGGCTTCAAAG TGGGCCATGCGGTGCTCGCCATCAATGGCGTTGATGTTGTCGGGAAGAACACAGCTGAAGGAAAGGACATCCTGGAATACTTAAAAGATCCTGCAAATTATCCGGTATCCATTCGCTTCGGACGGGCACGACTGAGCTCCAACGAGAAGCTGATGCTGGCATCCATGTTTCATTC gttgttTGCCATCGGGTCACAGCTGTCCCCTGAAGTGGGCAGCTCGGGGATTGAGATGCTAGAAACGGATGTTTTTAAGCTCCACTGCTTCCAGACTCTGACGG GGATAAAATTTATTGTGCTGGCCGATCCGCGTCAATCTGGTATTGATGCACTTCTGAGGAAAATCTATGAGATCTATTCAGACTTCGCCCTGAAGAATCCGTTCTATTCGTTGGAAATGCCAATCAG gtGTGAACTCTTTGATCAGAATCTAAAGAGCGCTCTGGAGATCGCAGAGAAAGCCGGAAACTTCGGAGCCGGATCGTGA
- the slc37a4a gene encoding glucose-6-phosphate exchanger SLC37A4a, translating into MASGGYGYYRGTIFLAMFVGYTLYYFNRKTFSFVMPSIMQEITLDKDDLGTITSSQSLAYAISKFISGVLSDQISGRWLFSIGLCMVGGINVVFSWSSTVAVFSALWFLNGLAQGLGWPPCGRVLRKWFEPSQYGTWWSILSCSMNLAGSAGPIIATVLAQTYSWRTMLSVSGAACVAFSFVCLLLIKNEPRDVGLPNIETAAKKDRGGSPSDESTLSQFLLSPYLWVLSVTYMVAFGVKTVYTDWGQLFLIQDKGQSVLTGSSFMSALEIGGLLGSLASGVLSDRAVAKQGMTIYGNPRHFILLWMMAGMCASMYLFRVTVTPESSKVWILTLGAAFGFSCYGPVGLFGLIASESAPSNFCGTSHAIAALMANVGGFLSGLPFSTIAKHHGWETAFWVAEVVCVSVTVMFFLLRNMRTKMGHVSKKDD; encoded by the exons ATGGCCTCGGGAGGTTACGGATACTACAGAGGCACCATATTCCTGGCCATGTTTGTCGGCTACACGCTGTACTACTTCAACAGAAAAACCTTTTCCTTTGTGATGCCTTCCATCATGCAAGAAATTACGCTGGACAAGGATGACCTGG gcACGATCACCAGCAGCCAGTCTTTGGCCTACGCCATCAGTAAGTTCATCAGCGGCGTGCTCTCGGATCAGATCAGCGGCCGCTGGCTCTTCTCCATCGGCCTCTGCATGGTGGGGGGCATCAACGTCGTCTTCTCCTGGTCCTCCACTGTCGCCGTCTTCTCGGCCCTATGGTTCCTCAACGGTCTGGCCCAGGGTCTGGGCTGGCCTCCCTGCGGCCGGGTGCTGCGTAAG tggTTCGAGCCCTCTCAGTACGGGACGTGGTGGTCcatcctgtcctgcagcatgaaTCTGGCTGGCAGCGCCGGCCCCATTATCGCCACAGTGCTGGCCCAAACGTACAGCTGGAGGACGATGCTGTCGGTATCTGGGGCGGCCTGTGTGGCGTTCTCCTTCGTCTGCCTGCTGCTCATCAAGAACGAGCCTCGGGATGTGGGGCTGCCCAACATCGAGACGGCAGCCAagaaggacagaggag GATCCCCCAGTGATGAAAGCACCCTGTCCCAGTTCCTGCTGTCGCCCTACCTGTGGGTGCTGTCTGTGACCTACATGGTGGCGTTTGGGGTGAAGACGGTCTACACCGACTGGGGCCAGCTGTTTCTCATTCAAGACAAGGGCCAGTCTGTCCTCACTG GTAGCTCGTTTATGAGTGCCCTGGAGATTGGAGGCCTGTTGGGGAGTCTGGCATCAGGTGTCCTCTCTGATAGGGCGGTGGCCAAA CAAGGTATGACGATCTATGGGAATCCTCGCCACTTCATCCTGCTCTGGATGATGGCTGGGATGTGTGCGTCCATGTACCTGTTCAGAGTCACCGTCACGCCCGAGAGCTCGAAG GTGTGGATTCTCACCTTGGGCGCTGCTTTCGGTTTCTCCTGTTACGGGCCCGTAGGGTTGTTTGGCCTCATAGCCAGCGAGAGCGCCCCGTCCAACTTCTGCGGGACGTCTCATGCGATCGCTGCCTTGATGGCCAACG tcGGCGGCTTCCTGTCTGGTCTTCCATTCAGCACCATCGCCAAGCACCACGGCTGGGAAACGGCCTTCTGGGTAGCAGAAGTCGTCTGCGTCAGCGTCACCGTTATGTTCTTCCTGCTGCGCAACATGCGCACCAAAATGGGACACGTGTCCAAGAAGGacgactga
- the cfap45 gene encoding cilia- and flagella-associated protein 45: MAAAAWVRCERVRRLGSSSRTSRSSSEARRYRTLATRSQVDETLFGNPKPAERRGNSAAKAKNESQNKGEGVTIQLISKDLIRNLRIPFKDPSGESVILPSAAFEQITARSRVLTKEEEAAQKEAHQRKREEEIAAAEERNLRILRADQSCTGKKVLTHLDQEAQQHAQRLVERARAVRAEQEEEIKNLNKLILNAQCQATRDAQILEKEEIQKESSEEERRLDAMMEEERRKALETEEQIQELRKQQRISGMQQIYEQIQKQLEDKNMEEEVKEYEKHLIQETQEKMNLEDCQALEKKRKEQQLLQEEIMRINAETMHTKEQRREEEKLADLREMEYIRKKTEREAEYEAEQRRTRKEKELEITRMRARQERAKDYKAEQDALRARRHQESLDREWRSREKERAAKKAQEDAALRAARVEQVHGKERLLSIEAGREKEEFERVLKAQQEAITKEEEREEKRRQKVQRHAGAIRTQVRDREASAAARRRETREEADRSTEEARRRRARLNEVKEKKLRELKATGLSEKYCSEVERRTRAFDP, translated from the exons ATGGCTGCGGCGGCGTGGGTCCGGTGTGAACGGGTTCGg AGACTGGGATCCAGCTCCAGGACTTCAAGGAGCAGCTCCGAGGCCCGTCGGTACCGGACGCTGGCCACCCGTTCTCAGGTGGATGAAACCCTTTTTGGGAATCCAAAACCG GCAGAGAGACGTGGAAACTCAGCGGCAAAAGCCAAGAATGAATCTCAGAATAAAGGAGAAGGAGTGACGATTCAGCTCATCTCCAAAGACCTGATTCGTAATCTCAG GATCCCCTTCAAGGATCCCTCAGGGGAATCCGTCATCCTACCTTCAGCCGCGTTTGAGCAGATCACCGCCAGGTCCCGGGTCCTCaccaaagaggaggaggcggctcaGAAGGAGGCTCaccagaggaagagagaggaggaaata gcagctgcagaggaaaggaaTCTCCGAATCCTTCGGGCAGACCAGTCCTGCACGGGGAAGAAGGTTCTGACCCATCTGGACCAAGAGGCCCAGCAACATGCACAGCGCTTGGTGGAACGGGCCAGAGCCGTAAGAGCCGAGCAAGAGGAAGAGATTAAAAACCTCAACAAG CTGATTCTCAACGCTCAGTGTCAAGCGACACGAGATGCCCAAatcctggagaaggaggagatcCAGAAGGAGTCGTCAGAAGAGGAGCGGCGGCTGGACGCCATGATGGAGGAGGAACGCCGCAAGGCCTTGGAGACCGAGGAGCAGATTCAAGAGCTGCGCAAACAGCAGAGGATCAG CGGGATGCAACAAATTTATGAGCAGATCCAGAAACAACTGGAAGACAAAAatatggaggaggaggtgaaagagtaTGAAAAACATCTTATACAAGAGACACAGGAGAAAATGAACTTAGAAGACTGCCAG GCcctggagaagaagagaaaggagcagcagctcctgcaggaggagatcatGCGTATCAACGCCGAGACGATGCACAccaaggagcagaggagggaagaggagaagctggCCGACTTGAGAGAAATGGAATACATCCGAAAGAAAACG GAGCGGGAAGCGGAATACGAAGCGGAGCAGAGGAGAAcgaggaaggagaaggagctggaAATTACCAGGATGAGGGCCCGACAAGAAAGAGCGAAAGACTACAAGGCAGAGCAG GACGCGCTCCGTGCTCGGAGGCACCAAGAAAGTTTAGACAGAGaatggaggagcagagagaaggaGCGGGCCGCCAAGAAGGCGCAGGAGGACGCCGCGCTGAGGGCGGCTCGCGTGGAGCAGGTCCACGGCAAAGAGCGCCTCCTGTCCATCGAGGCCGGccgggagaaggaggagttcgAGCGGGTGCTGAA GGCGCAGCAGGAAGCGATAaccaaggaggaggagcgggaggagaagCGGCGCCAGAAGGTCCAACGCCACGCCGGCGCCATCCGGACGCAGGTGCGGGACCGCGAGGCGTCGGCCGCCGCCCGGCGCAGGGAGACCCGCGAGGAGGCCGATCGGTCGACGGAGGAGGCCCGGCGGAGACGAGCACGCCTCAACGAGGTCAAAGAGAAGAAGCTGCGAGAACTGAA GGCTACCGGACTCTCGGAGAAGTACTGCAGCGAGGTGGAACGGAGAACCCGGGCCTTCGACCCGTGA